The following proteins are encoded in a genomic region of Amycolatopsis sulphurea:
- a CDS encoding NAD(P)/FAD-dependent oxidoreductase — MRVIVIGSGMGGAATAYHLAVRGADVVVVDAELPGVATDAGAGIVSPWTSRWDDAVYPLAAAAGRYYPQLAAKLRELGHEPSYEVVGGLVVSADERELAAEQERIAARIGDAPEAGTLQRLDPAQARELFPPLAPDLAAVHLTGIGRVDGRVLRRALISAAIDRGVQFIQAGASLQPGLRVRAGADELDGDAVVLAAGAWSADVAEPLGVPVPVAPQRGQISHFDLPGTDTAAWPVVLPQSGHYLLAFPGGRVVAGATRETGSGFDHRVTVAGQREILDEALTVAPGLADASLAETRVGFRPATPDTVPLLGQVASGLFLATGFGPAGLTLAPYAGKLVADLVLGEDVPADLLAPCAPARFA; from the coding sequence ATGCGTGTGATTGTGATCGGCAGTGGGATGGGTGGTGCCGCCACGGCCTACCACCTGGCCGTGCGCGGGGCGGATGTCGTAGTGGTGGACGCGGAGCTGCCGGGCGTGGCCACGGACGCGGGGGCCGGGATCGTCAGCCCGTGGACCTCGCGGTGGGACGACGCGGTGTACCCGCTCGCTGCCGCGGCTGGCCGCTACTACCCGCAGCTCGCGGCTAAGCTGCGGGAACTTGGGCACGAGCCGTCGTACGAGGTGGTCGGCGGGCTTGTCGTTTCAGCGGACGAGCGCGAACTCGCCGCCGAGCAGGAGCGGATCGCCGCCCGGATCGGGGACGCGCCGGAAGCGGGCACTTTGCAGCGCCTTGATCCGGCGCAGGCCCGCGAACTGTTCCCGCCGCTGGCACCGGACCTCGCGGCAGTGCACCTGACCGGCATCGGCCGGGTGGACGGACGGGTGCTGCGCCGCGCGCTGATCTCTGCCGCGATCGACCGGGGCGTGCAGTTCATCCAGGCGGGCGCTTCGTTGCAACCCGGGTTGCGGGTACGCGCAGGGGCGGACGAGCTGGACGGCGACGCGGTCGTGCTGGCCGCCGGAGCGTGGTCGGCCGACGTCGCCGAGCCGTTGGGCGTACCCGTGCCGGTGGCGCCGCAACGGGGGCAGATCAGCCACTTCGACCTGCCGGGCACCGATACCGCGGCGTGGCCGGTCGTCCTGCCGCAGAGCGGTCACTACCTGCTCGCGTTCCCCGGCGGCCGGGTGGTCGCGGGCGCCACCCGCGAAACCGGCTCGGGTTTCGACCACCGGGTGACCGTCGCCGGTCAGCGGGAGATCCTGGACGAGGCGCTCACCGTTGCTCCCGGGCTGGCCGATGCGAGCCTCGCGGAGACCCGCGTGGGCTTCCGCCCGGCGACGCCGGACACAGTGCCGCTGCTCGGCCAGGTGGCGTCCGGGCTGTTCCTGGCCACCGGCTTCGGCCCGGCCGGGCTGACGCTGGCGCCCTACGCCGGGAAGCTGGTCGCGGACCTCGTCCTGGGCGAGGACGTGCCGGCGGACCTGCTTGCCCCGTGCGCTCCGGCTCGGTTCGCCTGA